In the genome of Hymenobacter taeanensis, one region contains:
- a CDS encoding phosphoadenylyl-sulfate reductase: MSAASAAPAVLPVLDDLRLRLTSATALERLRLVAEHFPGKAVFSTSFGLEDQIISHLIFANGLPIKVFTLDTGRNFQETYSIWNKTLLKYEQPIEVYFPRQESVQDLLLAKGPNSFYESVDNRKECCYIRKVEPLNRALAGQQAWVTGIRAEQSQNRQTMDPVEWDAAHELTKVHPLFDWTWEQAVAYAQENSIPVNPLHQQGFVSIGCAPCTRAIKPGEDFRAGRWWWEDLSAKECGLHATTHHDGPDPVVEPVPAG, from the coding sequence ATGTCTGCAGCATCTGCTGCGCCGGCCGTCCTGCCCGTGCTCGACGACCTGCGCCTTCGGCTCACATCTGCTACCGCCCTGGAGCGCTTACGTCTGGTGGCAGAGCACTTCCCCGGCAAAGCCGTCTTCTCTACTTCCTTCGGGCTGGAAGATCAGATTATCAGCCACTTGATTTTCGCGAATGGGCTACCTATCAAGGTATTCACGCTGGACACCGGGCGCAATTTTCAGGAGACCTACTCTATCTGGAATAAGACTCTGCTGAAGTACGAGCAGCCCATTGAGGTGTACTTCCCGCGCCAGGAAAGTGTGCAGGATTTGCTCCTCGCCAAAGGCCCCAACAGCTTCTACGAGAGCGTCGATAACCGCAAGGAGTGCTGCTACATCCGGAAGGTGGAGCCCCTGAACCGGGCCCTGGCAGGGCAGCAGGCCTGGGTTACCGGCATCCGGGCTGAGCAGTCGCAGAACCGGCAAACCATGGATCCCGTGGAGTGGGATGCCGCCCATGAGCTAACCAAAGTTCACCCCCTCTTCGACTGGACCTGGGAGCAAGCCGTGGCCTACGCCCAGGAAAACAGCATTCCGGTAAATCCGCTGCACCAGCAGGGCTTCGTAAGCATTGGCTGCGCCCCCTGCACCCGCGCTATTAAGCCAGGCGAGGATTTCCGGGCCGGCCGCTGGTGGTGGGAAGACCTTTCCGCCAAGGAATGTGGCCTACACGCCACTACCCACCACGATGGCCCCGACCCGGTGGTGGAGCCAGTGCCCGCGGGCTAG
- a CDS encoding DUF7033 domain-containing protein produces the protein MPAPAFPTPPQPIPAETRLAYVLRHFRLAYENVPDVSIGYADTQPQLQIAGGAGEFFNGTNPYPAAPTMREWLGQSVPFFFDVEPQKPLLEWLPNGYAIINADIISGAFYLLSGWQEYYSEERDQHGRFPYSASVQRQYGFVTVPVVNYYFDVLKTAVEHIVGYSLQPRTWSNGAKWAAFITHDIDNLYSAWKAPTKAAFQRRDWPSLARHLWQHFTQKDAWDNLEHVRQTVASYGAKSTFFFLPEHRKAANGTPNADYKLRKVWQSAVVAVDNSEIGLHASLGTDKLHLRFKREGDLLQHFKKGDKDFGVRFHYLGWEPRITPTLVSLHGHSYDSTLGFAEHFGFRNSYCLPFYPFNLGASPFSAEPDQGKSEFSPKAPALVTLGPKNSIQMSPFLEIPLNVMDATLHHPRYLQLVPEEILSVLTPMFQEIERFGGVCTVLWHNENFDPANENTGPYQFAEIMEYLRSRAVAFVNGSDILGALAKHKSTAS, from the coding sequence ATGCCCGCTCCCGCTTTCCCGACGCCCCCGCAGCCTATTCCCGCCGAGACCCGACTGGCCTACGTGCTCCGTCACTTCCGGCTGGCCTATGAGAACGTGCCGGACGTTTCTATTGGCTACGCGGACACCCAACCCCAACTACAGATAGCAGGAGGCGCAGGCGAGTTTTTCAACGGAACAAATCCTTATCCCGCAGCCCCCACCATGCGGGAGTGGCTAGGCCAATCGGTGCCGTTTTTCTTTGATGTGGAGCCGCAGAAGCCGTTGCTGGAGTGGTTGCCAAATGGATACGCTATTATCAACGCGGATATAATCTCAGGAGCGTTTTACCTGCTCAGCGGCTGGCAGGAATATTACTCGGAAGAGCGCGACCAGCATGGCCGGTTCCCCTATTCAGCCAGCGTGCAGCGACAGTATGGATTCGTGACAGTACCGGTAGTGAATTACTACTTTGATGTGCTGAAAACGGCCGTGGAGCATATCGTAGGCTACTCCTTACAACCCCGTACCTGGTCAAATGGCGCCAAGTGGGCCGCCTTCATTACCCACGATATCGACAACCTCTACAGCGCCTGGAAAGCACCCACCAAAGCCGCCTTCCAGCGCCGCGACTGGCCTAGCTTGGCCCGGCACCTCTGGCAGCATTTCACTCAGAAGGACGCCTGGGACAACCTAGAGCACGTGAGGCAAACGGTAGCCAGCTATGGCGCTAAAAGCACGTTCTTCTTTCTGCCCGAGCACCGCAAAGCCGCTAATGGCACACCTAATGCCGATTACAAACTGCGTAAGGTGTGGCAAAGTGCAGTAGTTGCAGTCGACAATTCTGAAATTGGCCTGCATGCCAGTTTAGGCACCGACAAATTACATCTGCGATTTAAAAGGGAAGGAGACTTACTGCAACATTTCAAAAAGGGCGATAAAGACTTCGGTGTCCGGTTCCACTATTTAGGTTGGGAACCACGTATCACGCCTACTTTAGTGAGTCTTCATGGACATTCTTATGATTCTACGCTAGGGTTTGCAGAGCACTTTGGCTTCCGGAATTCCTACTGCCTGCCGTTCTATCCATTTAATTTAGGGGCTAGCCCCTTTTCCGCCGAACCTGATCAGGGGAAGTCAGAATTTTCACCCAAAGCACCGGCACTTGTTACTCTAGGGCCTAAAAACTCTATTCAGATGTCTCCCTTCCTCGAAATCCCGCTCAACGTGATGGATGCCACGCTCCATCACCCGCGCTACTTGCAGTTGGTGCCTGAGGAAATCCTATCGGTCCTGACGCCAATGTTCCAGGAAATTGAGCGATTCGGTGGGGTCTGCACGGTACTCTGGCACAACGAGAACTTCGACCCAGCTAATGAGAACACCGGCCCGTACCAGTTCGCCGAAATCATGGAGTACCTTCGCAGCCGCGCTGTGGCGTTTGTCAACGGCTCCGATATTTTAGGTGCACTAGCTAAGCACAAAAGCACGGCATCCTGA
- a CDS encoding lipopolysaccharide biosynthesis protein has product MGIVQRQGLRNTVISYIGLALGFVSTALVLPNFLAPQQLGVTATLASVATLYAQIAAFGFASVGIRFFPYFRHPESGHRGFLPLLVGVPLLGFAVVTALYFLGKPVLLPWYGQDAPLLAPYYTWGAVLALFTMLYSVQDAYLKALYHTAFSSFVQDVLQRVLIIAGALLFGFGFLSFPNYVLWFVGVNGTITLLLTAYVATIGELHWRPTRQVLTVRPLRELLGMGAFTLLGSLSGSIIMFIDTLMVGAQVSVAAAGIYAVAGYISTALAIPARSLNKIAFPLLADYWKQQDLPRMADFYRRATRLNTLLGCYLALGIGLNLDFIYSLMRNTSYAEGTVVVLLLLGSKLFDGITGVNALIVITSPRYRYDLIFNVSLALLTVALNWLLIPRLGMVGAAVAACVAQVSINVARTWFVWHSYRMQPFTWRIPLILGIAAAAGGAAWLLPALSSPFLTMLLRSTVLTILYGGIILLTNSAPEATGVLQKISRRFIP; this is encoded by the coding sequence TTGGGTATAGTTCAGCGGCAGGGGCTGCGTAACACGGTCATTTCCTACATTGGGCTGGCGCTGGGTTTTGTGAGCACAGCCTTGGTGCTGCCCAATTTTCTAGCGCCCCAGCAACTCGGCGTGACGGCAACGCTGGCTTCGGTTGCCACGCTGTATGCGCAGATTGCCGCCTTTGGCTTTGCCAGCGTCGGCATTCGGTTCTTTCCATATTTCCGCCACCCAGAGTCGGGGCACCGGGGGTTTCTGCCCTTGCTGGTGGGCGTGCCGCTATTGGGGTTTGCTGTGGTTACGGCGCTATATTTTCTAGGAAAGCCCGTGCTGCTGCCCTGGTACGGGCAAGACGCGCCGCTGCTGGCGCCTTACTACACCTGGGGCGCCGTACTGGCCCTGTTTACTATGCTGTACTCGGTGCAGGACGCTTACCTAAAGGCGCTGTACCATACCGCCTTTTCCTCCTTCGTGCAGGATGTGCTGCAGCGGGTCCTCATTATAGCTGGGGCCTTGCTGTTTGGGTTTGGCTTTCTATCATTCCCGAACTACGTGCTGTGGTTTGTAGGCGTAAACGGCACCATTACCTTGCTGCTGACCGCTTACGTAGCAACTATTGGAGAACTGCACTGGCGGCCCACACGGCAGGTACTCACGGTGCGGCCCCTGCGTGAACTGTTGGGCATGGGGGCATTCACCCTGCTCGGGAGCCTGTCGGGTAGCATTATCATGTTTATTGACACGCTCATGGTGGGTGCGCAGGTAAGCGTGGCGGCAGCCGGAATTTACGCAGTGGCGGGCTACATCAGTACCGCCCTAGCTATTCCGGCCCGCTCCCTCAACAAAATAGCCTTCCCTCTGCTCGCCGATTACTGGAAGCAGCAGGACCTGCCCCGCATGGCCGACTTCTACCGCCGTGCCACTCGCCTCAACACGCTGCTGGGCTGCTACCTGGCCTTGGGCATTGGGTTGAATCTGGATTTCATCTACTCCTTGATGCGCAACACCAGCTACGCCGAAGGTACAGTGGTGGTCCTGCTGCTGCTCGGCAGTAAGCTCTTCGATGGCATCACCGGCGTAAATGCCCTGATTGTTATAACCTCCCCCCGTTACCGTTACGACTTGATTTTCAACGTATCGCTGGCCTTGTTGACGGTGGCGTTGAACTGGCTTTTGATACCGCGTCTGGGCATGGTGGGGGCAGCAGTAGCCGCCTGCGTAGCCCAGGTAAGTATCAATGTGGCTCGAACGTGGTTTGTGTGGCATAGTTACCGCATGCAGCCCTTCACCTGGCGCATCCCGCTGATTCTGGGAATTGCCGCCGCGGCGGGTGGTGCGGCCTGGCTCCTTCCAGCGCTATCCTCCCCTTTCCTGACGATGCTGTTGCGCTCCACGGTACTGACGATTTTGTACGGCGGCATAATTCTGCTCACCAACTCGGCGCCCGAAGCCACTGGCGTTTTGCAGAAAATTAGCCGTCGATTTATTCCATAA
- the cysD gene encoding sulfate adenylyltransferase subunit CysD, whose product MSTPHFDYLDRLEAEAIHILREVAGQFERPALLFSGGKDSIVLTRLAEKAFRPGRFPFPLVHVDTGHNFPEVLDYRDELAARLGEKLIVRSVEETIKRQRLREPGGKYPSRNPLQTYTLLEVIEEFEFDACIGGARRDEEKARAKERIFSVRDEFGQWDPKRQRPELWNVYNGRIQKGENVRVFPISNWTELDVWRYIQRENIQLPDIYFGHERTCVVLPSGQLLGLSEHLQLDDDDEIVTRQVRFRTVGDSTCTAAVESDASTVEDIIQDLLLAKVSERGATRLDDNISEAGMEDRKRNGYF is encoded by the coding sequence ATGAGTACCCCTCATTTCGATTACCTCGACCGGCTGGAAGCCGAAGCTATTCATATCCTGCGGGAAGTGGCGGGCCAGTTTGAGCGTCCCGCCCTGCTGTTTTCGGGCGGCAAAGACTCCATCGTGCTCACGCGGTTGGCCGAAAAAGCCTTTCGCCCCGGCCGTTTCCCTTTCCCGCTGGTGCACGTGGATACCGGTCACAACTTCCCGGAGGTATTGGACTACCGCGATGAGCTGGCCGCCCGCCTCGGCGAAAAGCTTATTGTGCGCAGCGTGGAAGAAACCATTAAGCGCCAGCGCCTGCGGGAGCCGGGCGGCAAGTATCCCAGCCGCAACCCCCTGCAGACTTACACGCTGCTGGAGGTAATCGAGGAGTTTGAGTTCGACGCCTGCATTGGCGGGGCCCGCCGCGACGAGGAAAAGGCCCGCGCCAAGGAGCGCATCTTCTCCGTGCGAGATGAGTTTGGCCAGTGGGACCCCAAGCGCCAGCGCCCCGAGCTCTGGAACGTGTACAACGGCCGCATCCAGAAGGGCGAAAACGTGCGCGTGTTCCCCATTTCTAACTGGACCGAGCTGGACGTGTGGCGCTACATTCAGCGCGAAAACATCCAGCTGCCCGACATCTACTTCGGTCACGAGCGCACCTGCGTGGTGCTGCCCTCGGGCCAGCTCCTAGGCCTCTCCGAGCACCTGCAGCTTGATGACGACGATGAAATTGTGACGCGTCAGGTCCGCTTCCGCACCGTGGGCGACTCTACCTGTACTGCTGCTGTGGAGAGCGACGCCAGCACCGTGGAAGATATTATTCAGGATCTGCTGCTGGCCAAAGTAAGCGAGCGGGGCGCCACCCGCCTCGACGACAACATCTCGGAAGCCGGCATGGAAGACCGCAAGCGCAACGGCTATTTCTAA